CGATGCCCAGCACCCGGGTCATGAAGGCGGTGGTGCTGGAGAACAGCGGCTTGCCGTGCGGGTGGGGGCAGGAGCCGGTCGGCAGCGAGCTGCCGCCGGACGGTGGCCCGGTGCCGCCGCTCGACGAGCACGGCGAACCCGGGAGCCTCCACCGGCGTCGCGGGATCGGGGTTTCCCGGGGCGGCGCATTCCGGTTGGCTGGTACTCGTGCTGCCCGGCTTGGCGCGGTTTGGCCGGGTGTGGCCAGGGGTCCGGGCGGGATTGTGGATAACCCGTCCGGCGTCATGGCGGTCTCAGGGATGTCATGCCGGGCCGCCGCGGGTCATCGTGTCGTGGGTGCTGGGTAGACTGGATGCCATGACCTCCAGAACTTCGGCCCCCGGCCGCGACCTGCACAGTGCCCTGGACCGCGCGGGCTTCTACCCGCGCATGGTTGCCGACGTCGTCGAGGACGCGCTGGACGGCCGCGACCCGGTGTCGCACCTGATCCACCTCGAAACGCACTTCGACCGCAACGAGGTGCACCGCCACATTACCGTGCTGGTGCTCACCGCCGACGTGTTGGTGATAGCCCACGTCGATGACCAGATGCTCGATGACATGGGCGAACAGGTGATGGCGCAGGTGTCCACCGAAACGATTCCCGTCTCCCGGATCGCTTCCGTGGTGCTCAGCTACGTCTACCACCAGCCGCAGAACTACAAGTCGAGCGACAAGATCCGCGAATTGACGGTGGGCATGTCCTGGTCCGGCGGCCAGCGCATCGACCTGGCACCGGCCGGGTGTGGGGATCCTGAGTGCGATGCCGATCACGGCTACACCGGCACCTCGCAGCAGGAGGACCTGGTGCTGCGCGTCAGTGCCGAGGCGGACGGAGCCGGAGCCGTGGAGGACGCGCGCACGTTCGCCAAGGCCCTGCGCCGGGCCAGCATCTCACCAGCCGAGGTCCACGCGCCCTCGGTGGCACCCGAGCAGCGCGGCCGCGTCGGCTCGCGATTTGCCCGCGGCCTGCACCAGGGCTAGAGGGCGGATGAACGCCGGATACGTTCCCGCCATGGACCTACCACCGGCACCGCCCTATGGCGGAGCGACGCTGGACCAGGTGCTGCCCAGCGCTGCGGCCGTCCTGGGCGTGCCCGGATTCGAGAACACGCTCGGGCTTCCGGCGGCCCGGAGGATCTGTGTGGTGATGGCCGACGGGCTGGGCAAATCCCTGCTGAAATCCCGCGGCGGCCATGCCCCGTTCCTGCGCCAGAAGCTGGACGGATCGCGCACGCTGCAGGCCGCGTTCCCGACCACTACTGCCGTCTCGCTGGCATCGTTCGGCACCGGGCTGCCCCCGGGACGGCACGGGCTGGTCGGCTACGACGTGCTGGATCCGGAACGCCGGCGCCTGGTCAATCAGCTGGGCAACTGGCCCGAGGACCTGGACCCGCTTTCCTGGCAGCCGCACCCCACGGTCTTCGAGGCGGCCGTGGACCACGGCATCCACGTGTCGACGGTCAGCCTGCCGCAATTCGCCGGCTCCCGGCTGACCCGGGCCGCACTCCGCGGGGGCGATTTCGTCCAGGCCTCCAGCCCGCAGGCCCGCGTGCGTTCGGCCACCGAGATCCTGGCCAAGCACCCGAGCGCGCTGATGTACTGCTATTGGAACGAGCTGGACAAGGCCGGGCACCGCTTCGGTGCCGGCTCCCGACAGTGGGGAGAAGCGCTGGAAGACCTGGACTCGTCGATGAAGACGTTGGCCGCCCGGGTGCCGGCCGGGACCTTGCTGCTGCTCACGGCCGACCACGGGATGGTCGATGTGGCGCAGCAGCACCGGATCGACTACTCGCAGTTCCCCGAGCTGCTCCAGGGAGTCGAAGTCACCGCCGGTGAACCGCGCGGGGTGCAGCTGCATTTCGCCGCCGAAGCCGATGCGCAGACCCGGACCCGCGTTGCCGATGCCTGGCGGGCCCGCTTTGGGAAAAAGGCCTGGGTGCTGGACCGCGAGGCGGCCATCGAACACGGCCTATTCGGTGCCGTGGACGATGCGGTGCGCCCGCGGATCGGCGACCTGCTGGTGCTGGCCGCCGATGAGGTGGCGTTTTACGATGGGCGTCGGGCCAAGCCCGAATCGTTCAACATGGTCGGTCAGCACGGGTCGCTGACGCGGGCCGAGCGCGAGGTCCCGTTGTTGACGCTGGTGGCGCCCCGGCGCTGAGCCTGGAACGAAAAGCGGGGCCGGTTCAATGAACCGGCCCCGCTTTTCGCGTGGGCAGCTAGTCGTTCTTGCGGCCGAAGACGATCTCGTCCCAGCTGGGCACCGAGGAGCGGCGCTGCAGCTTCTTCTTGACCGGCCCGTCGTCGTCTGACTTATCCGGGATCAGCTCGTCCGCGGGGCGTGTGGCGGAGGGTTCAGCGTGGCCCACGGTGCGGGCTCCCGGGCCGGGGACCACCGTGATGTGGCTGGTGCGGGTTGATACCCCGTCATAGAGCCGCGGCAGCCCGTCGAGCTCCTCCGGGTCGTCGACGAGCGTGAAGTCCTCGTCGCCGGAGAGCTCGTCGTCCAGATCGTGGCTGCGCGGGTGCGCGGAGGGGATCGGGCCGCGGGAGAGCATCATGGCGAGCTGGTCGTCGGCGTCCTCGTCGGTGCCCAGGCGGTGTCCGCGGCGCGAACGCAACACGTCGAGCAGTTCCTCGGAGTCGGCGACGGCGGCTTCGAAGCCGGCATCGTCCGCCCCCGCGTCCACGTCGAAGGGGGAATCCGCCACCGCGGTGAGACGGCGGCCGGCGGCGGGTGCGTCAAGCGGCTCCAGTTCGCTGAGCACCTGGGCCCAGCGGTTGGAGTTCTGCAGCGACTTGCGTGCCGGGTGGAAGGACCAGCGCGCCTGGGTGTCCTCGTCGATGCTCCCGATGTTGGTCCGGTCGTTGGCCGCGGCCAGGTCGAATTCGGCCACCACCACCCAGGCCCCGTCGTTGGTCCGCCAGGCGTCCCAGTTCAACGAGGACGCCTCGATGCCGAAGGCGTGCAGGCGGTGCGCGACCATCTCGCCGAGGTTCGCCGGTTCCTCGCCGAATACGGCACGGTAGCCCTCGTGGGTCTGCGGGGCCGAGACTTCCACGTTGCGGGCCTGCTGGGCCACATATTCGCGTTCGGCCATCACCGGGCCCTCGTAGCGCATCACGTGGGCCAGCGGCATTCCCGATTCGGCTGCCACCTGTGCGGCGGTGCTGCCCGAGCGGATCCTGGTCTGGATTTCCCGGGGTGCGAGGACGGAGCCCTCGGGGGTCCCGCGGTCGGCCCGGGCGGCACGGATCAGCGCGGCACGCAGTGCCTCGTCGATCGGCAGCGCAAAGCCCGATCCGTCGTCGCTGCTCAGCAGCAGCTCCTCGCCGTTCTCGTGGATGCCCACCAGTCGGAGTTGACGCATGTATACACCCTCCACAAACCATTGTGTTTCTCGAGTAGAACTCTGCCACCCCGCACCCGGTTTTCCTACGGTATCTTCAGGTGTGGCGCGCATCGATGCGGCTATTTCCCGCATCCGGTGCCCCCGTGCGTCCGCGGGGGGCACCGATTGGCTTTTTCGGTGCCGATAGTGAACAATCTGTGCGTCACGGGCACAAAAGCGGGCCCGCCGGTGTTGTACCAACGCCGGGAGAAAACGGGGCCCCCGGGGCCCGCCGGTTCGGGCCGGACCAGTGCCCGCCACCACTTATCAGCAGCAATGACCGGAGCGTGATTCAGCAACTATGGCGACCGACTACGACGCGCCGCGCAAGACCGAAGAAGAGCTCAAGGAGGCTTCCGCCCCGCCGGAACTCAAGGGGCGGCGGGCGGACTCCGGTTCCAACGTCGTCGACGAGGACGAGGCGGAGCTCGCCGACAGCTATGAGCTGCCCGGCGCCGACCTCTCCGGCGAGGAACTGCTGGTCCATGTGATGCCGGCCCAGTCCGACGAGTTCACCTGCGCCTCCTGCTTCCTGGTGCGCCACCGTTCACAGGTGGCCCGCGAAAAGGGCGGAATGTTCTACTGCAAGGATTGCGAGGGCTGATCCCCTGGCAACGCGCCGATGGCGGCGGTGGCCCGAGGGCTGCCGCCGCCATCGGCGTTTTCACGCGGACGGGGGATCTGCGGCTAGTGGGCGGGGGTGCCGCCGAATTCCAGGGCCTTGACCAGTTCCTCGGGGCGGCGGGTGGAGGTGAGCCAGTACGGGGTGGAGTCGCGCTCATCGGTGATCTCGATGCGCACCACTGGGTCGATCCAGCCGCGGATGCACATGAAGGCTGTGGCGTTCAGGCGCGGTCCGCGCTCCTGGAACGCGTCGTCGCTGCGGTGTGCCGAGGCGGCGCCGATGAATTCACGTTCGATCGAAGCGCGGCCGACCTGCACCCGGGTATCGGTGACAATGATGGACGGAGTGGAGATCATGAGCAGGACGAGCATCGTCACCAGGGTGAATATTCCGGCAGTGAGGCCCACGCCGAGTCCGATCGGGACGAAGGCAACGCTGGCCGTGCCGGCCAGACCGAGGACAACGATCCAGATCCACCAGGCCGGCCACAGCTTTTCGCTGTACTGGACGGTGGCTGACACGGGTGCTGAGGTGTTTTCGTGCATGCCTTCCAGCATATGTGCTGCGGCGCGTCGTTTTCGCCCGGTGGCGGGGCACGCAGGTGTGGGAACGACTACAGTTGATGCGGGCGTGCAAGGCACGCGCGCGGGGATCGACCTACGGCTCCCCGCCCCCCGTTTCCGATCCCGATGCTTGGAGTTCGCCACCCGATGTCCGACACCACAGTCGATATTGCCCTGAAAATGTTGGATGAGGGCCTTGAGGCCCCGTCCTACGCCCACCCCGGCGATGCCGGCGCTGACCTGCGCGCCCGCGTGGATCTCACGCTGGCTCCGGGACAGCGTGCGCTGGTGCCCACCGGTGTGGCCCTGGCGCTGCCGTTCGGTTACGTCGGCCTGGTGCACCCGCGCTCGGGCCTGGCCACCAAGCACGGGCTGACCGTCGTCAACGCGCCGGGCACCGTCGATGCCGGATACCGTGGCGAAATCTCGGTCACGCTGCTGAACACCGACGCCACCGAACCCATCGTGCTCAAGCGCGGGGACCGGATCGCGCAGCTGGTCATCCAGCGCGTGGAGACGGCCCGTTTCATCCCCGTGGCCGACCTGGACGAAACGGTGCGCGGCGCCGACGGTTTCGGGTCCACCGGGGGATTCTCCCAGCAGCAGCCGTTACAGTAATCGAGCCAGGCTTTACCGAGGAGCATTACCGATGATTTTCAAGCGCAAGAACAAGGCCGAAGAAACCGCAACCGAAAAAAATGCCGCCGGGGCTCCCGATGCCGCGGTGGATTCCCTCGAGGCGGCTGTCACCGCCGACGGGCCGTTCGATGGCGATCTGGTCAAGGGCCGCGACGGCTACCTCGACCTCGGCGCCCTGCAGATCGAGCCGGTCCCCGGCATGCAGCTGCGACTCGAGGTGGAGGACTCCACCCAACGCGTGATTGCCGTGGGCCTGGAGGTCGGTGGCTCGCGCCTGCAGCTGCAGGTCTTCGCGGCACCCAAGACCGCCGGGCTGTGGGAGGGCATCTCCGAGCAGATCGCCGCAGGCATCACCGAACAAGCAGGCTCCATCGAGCGCAGCACCGGGCGCTTCGGCGAGGAAATGCTCGCCCGCGTTCCCTCGACCGCGCCCGACGGCAGCGCCGGCTACATCGCGCTGCGCTTCCTGGGCATCGACGGGCCGCGCTGGTTCCTGCGTGGCGTCATCGGTGGAGAGGCGCTCACCAACGAGGCAGAGTCCAAGGCGCTCGAGGACCTGTTGGCCCGCGTCATCGTGGTGCGCGGCGACAAGCCGATGCCCCCGGCCGAGCTGCTGCCGCTGACCGTCCCGGCCGGAGCCGTGGCCCAGGCCGAGGAATCCCCGGACGGGCTAGAACGTCCCGAGCGCGGCCCCGAAGTCACGCAGATCGGCTAACCTGGTGCCTCCAACAAGCACGCCCCCCGGCGGGGCGGGCCCGGTGATGCTCGGCGCCCTGGCCGAACTGCCCGAACGCGGGCGGGTCGTCCTGAACGGGTACGTCGACGCGATCACCATCCAGCCCGGCACCTCTGCACCGGCCTTCACCGCCATCGTCTCGGACCACCCGGCTCCACCGGGTGGCCGCCGGCGCCCCGCGGCGCAGGTGCGGCTGATCTGGCTGGGCCAGCGCAGGGTTCCGGGCATCTTCGCCGGCTCGCGGCTGCGCTGCGAGGGCATGGTCGCGCTGGTCGATGGCATTGCGACGATCCACAATCCGCGCTATGAAATCCTGCCCGATCCCCACGCAGCATCCGGGGCGGGCGCCCGAACCGAAGGACGTACGGAACAGCCATGAGCCAGCACCCCGATCCCGCCTCCGAACCGGAGCAGCCCGGGCAGCAGAAGCCCGAGCAGCCTTCGGCCGAGGACATCGCCCGCAACATCTCCCGCAATGCGGGCATCGAACGCGGCGCCAACGGGCAGATCGACGTGCTCAAGACCATGGGCGGGGTGCGTGGACTCATCGAGTCGTTGGCCCCCGGGGTGGTCTTCCTCGTGGTGTTCACTATCGGCCAGAACCTGAATCCGGCGCTGATCGCCTCGCTGGCCGTCGCCCTGGCGTTCACCATCGCCCGGCTGGTGCGCCGCGGCTCGCTCACCCAGGCCCTGACCGGGCTGGCAGGCGTGGCGATCTGCGCCGTCTTCTCCCGTGCCTCGGGCAACGCCAAGGACTATTACGTGCCGGGATTCTTCACGAACATCGGTTACGGAGCGGCGCTGATCACCTCGATCCTGGTGCGCTGGCCGTTGATGGGCCTGATCTTCGGCTTCATCCGCGGCGGCGGCATCGAATGGCGCAAGGACCCGGCCGCGGTCCGTCTCTACGCGTACGCCACCTGGGCCGTGGCGGCAGTGTTCATCGCCCGGCTGGCGGTGCAGGTACCGCTGTACTTCGCCGATAACGTCCCGGCGCTCGGTGCGGCGCGGCTGGCCATGGGCGTTCCGCTGTATGCCGCCGGTTTGTGGGCGGCGTGGATGATTTCCCGCGCCGCGGCGCCGGCCCCCGAAAAGGCCGGGGGGTCCGGGCCGGTGGCCGGAGCGTAAGGCAGCCGGACGCGCTTGATGGCGAGGGAAAATGCCGGTTCGGAGCGCAGGGGCCGGAGCGCCGTGAACCGCTCAGGCCTGGTGGTGCGGGCGCAGCACGGTGCGCAGTTCGGCCTCGGCGGCGATGGTCGTGACGAAGAACAGCTCGTCGCCGCCTTCGATGACATCGTCCTGGCTCGGGGTGATGGGGGAGTCGTCGCGCAGGATCGCCACCACCGTGGAATCGACCGGCCAGGCGACGGCGCCGAGCGTGCGCCCGATGAGCGGCGAATCGTGCGGGACGGTGAATTCGACGATCGAGACGACGCCGGACTGCAGCGTCATCAACCGGACCAGATCCCCGATCTCCACGGCCTCCTCGACCAAGGCAGTCATCAGCCGCGGCGTGCTCACCGCCACATCCACGCCCCAGGAATCGTCGAACATCCAGTCGTTTTTCGGGTTGTTCACCCGTCCGACGGTGCGCCCGACGCCGAACTCGGACTTCGAGAGCAGCGAGACGACCAGGTTCACCTTGTCGTCCCCGGTGGCGGACACCACGACATCGACGTCCTGGAGCTTGGCCTCCTTCAGCGTGCTCAGCTCGCAGGCGTCGCCGAAGAGCCAGCGCGCACCCTGAACACCCGAGCGGCCGACTACTTCGGGCTTCTCGTCGATCAGCAGCACGTCGTGGCCGTTATGCAGCAGTTCCTTGGCGATGGAGCAGCCCACCGA
Above is a window of Paeniglutamicibacter cryotolerans DNA encoding:
- a CDS encoding DUF5998 family protein; this translates as MTSRTSAPGRDLHSALDRAGFYPRMVADVVEDALDGRDPVSHLIHLETHFDRNEVHRHITVLVLTADVLVIAHVDDQMLDDMGEQVMAQVSTETIPVSRIASVVLSYVYHQPQNYKSSDKIRELTVGMSWSGGQRIDLAPAGCGDPECDADHGYTGTSQQEDLVLRVSAEADGAGAVEDARTFAKALRRASISPAEVHAPSVAPEQRGRVGSRFARGLHQG
- a CDS encoding single stranded DNA-binding domain-containing protein, which gives rise to MPPTSTPPGGAGPVMLGALAELPERGRVVLNGYVDAITIQPGTSAPAFTAIVSDHPAPPGGRRRPAAQVRLIWLGQRRVPGIFAGSRLRCEGMVALVDGIATIHNPRYEILPDPHAASGAGARTEGRTEQP
- a CDS encoding DUF3093 domain-containing protein, which translates into the protein MHENTSAPVSATVQYSEKLWPAWWIWIVVLGLAGTASVAFVPIGLGVGLTAGIFTLVTMLVLLMISTPSIIVTDTRVQVGRASIEREFIGAASAHRSDDAFQERGPRLNATAFMCIRGWIDPVVRIEITDERDSTPYWLTSTRRPEELVKALEFGGTPAH
- a CDS encoding DUF3159 domain-containing protein, which encodes MSQHPDPASEPEQPGQQKPEQPSAEDIARNISRNAGIERGANGQIDVLKTMGGVRGLIESLAPGVVFLVVFTIGQNLNPALIASLAVALAFTIARLVRRGSLTQALTGLAGVAICAVFSRASGNAKDYYVPGFFTNIGYGAALITSILVRWPLMGLIFGFIRGGGIEWRKDPAAVRLYAYATWAVAAVFIARLAVQVPLYFADNVPALGAARLAMGVPLYAAGLWAAWMISRAAAPAPEKAGGSGPVAGA
- a CDS encoding DUF3710 domain-containing protein encodes the protein MIFKRKNKAEETATEKNAAGAPDAAVDSLEAAVTADGPFDGDLVKGRDGYLDLGALQIEPVPGMQLRLEVEDSTQRVIAVGLEVGGSRLQLQVFAAPKTAGLWEGISEQIAAGITEQAGSIERSTGRFGEEMLARVPSTAPDGSAGYIALRFLGIDGPRWFLRGVIGGEALTNEAESKALEDLLARVIVVRGDKPMPPAELLPLTVPAGAVAQAEESPDGLERPERGPEVTQIG
- the sepH gene encoding septation protein SepH; translated protein: MRQLRLVGIHENGEELLLSSDDGSGFALPIDEALRAALIRAARADRGTPEGSVLAPREIQTRIRSGSTAAQVAAESGMPLAHVMRYEGPVMAEREYVAQQARNVEVSAPQTHEGYRAVFGEEPANLGEMVAHRLHAFGIEASSLNWDAWRTNDGAWVVVAEFDLAAANDRTNIGSIDEDTQARWSFHPARKSLQNSNRWAQVLSELEPLDAPAAGRRLTAVADSPFDVDAGADDAGFEAAVADSEELLDVLRSRRGHRLGTDEDADDQLAMMLSRGPIPSAHPRSHDLDDELSGDEDFTLVDDPEELDGLPRLYDGVSTRTSHITVVPGPGARTVGHAEPSATRPADELIPDKSDDDGPVKKKLQRRSSVPSWDEIVFGRKND
- a CDS encoding DUF4193 domain-containing protein produces the protein MATDYDAPRKTEEELKEASAPPELKGRRADSGSNVVDEDEAELADSYELPGADLSGEELLVHVMPAQSDEFTCASCFLVRHRSQVAREKGGMFYCKDCEG
- a CDS encoding potassium channel family protein, with product MKVVIAGAGSVGCSIAKELLHNGHDVLLIDEKPEVVGRSGVQGARWLFGDACELSTLKEAKLQDVDVVVSATGDDKVNLVVSLLSKSEFGVGRTVGRVNNPKNDWMFDDSWGVDVAVSTPRLMTALVEEAVEIGDLVRLMTLQSGVVSIVEFTVPHDSPLIGRTLGAVAWPVDSTVVAILRDDSPITPSQDDVIEGGDELFFVTTIAAEAELRTVLRPHHQA
- a CDS encoding alkaline phosphatase family protein, which codes for MDLPPAPPYGGATLDQVLPSAAAVLGVPGFENTLGLPAARRICVVMADGLGKSLLKSRGGHAPFLRQKLDGSRTLQAAFPTTTAVSLASFGTGLPPGRHGLVGYDVLDPERRRLVNQLGNWPEDLDPLSWQPHPTVFEAAVDHGIHVSTVSLPQFAGSRLTRAALRGGDFVQASSPQARVRSATEILAKHPSALMYCYWNELDKAGHRFGAGSRQWGEALEDLDSSMKTLAARVPAGTLLLLTADHGMVDVAQQHRIDYSQFPELLQGVEVTAGEPRGVQLHFAAEADAQTRTRVADAWRARFGKKAWVLDREAAIEHGLFGAVDDAVRPRIGDLLVLAADEVAFYDGRRAKPESFNMVGQHGSLTRAEREVPLLTLVAPRR
- the dut gene encoding dUTP diphosphatase — its product is MSDTTVDIALKMLDEGLEAPSYAHPGDAGADLRARVDLTLAPGQRALVPTGVALALPFGYVGLVHPRSGLATKHGLTVVNAPGTVDAGYRGEISVTLLNTDATEPIVLKRGDRIAQLVIQRVETARFIPVADLDETVRGADGFGSTGGFSQQQPLQ